Genomic segment of Candidatus Aenigmatarchaeota archaeon:
TAAAGCCGAAAGAAATACCTGTGTGCGCCCGAAGGCGGGGCGGGCCCTCCATACTCAAGCCGCCCAAAATCATTCATGCCCAGTACCGCTCCAATCGGAATCTCCCCTTCCTCGATCCTTTTGGTGGCTGGAGAGATATTCCAAACCAGCCAGTGTGTCCAGGAGCCGGAAGGCGCATCTGGGTCATCCACAATTACAACAAGCGACTCTGCTTTTCCCGGCACTCCCTCTATCTCAAGAGGCGGGCTTACGTCAAGCCCATCGCACGTGTAAATGTCCGGAATCATGGAATCGTCCTTGAACGCAGGGCTTGTCAGTTTCATAATATATTCTTACAGCCAATAGGTATGTGCATTCCAGAGGCAGTCTAGAAAATAGCACCCGCATAGCCCCCTTAAGGTTTTCTAAAAGTAAACAAAAAAACA
This window contains:
- a CDS encoding YbhB/YbcL family Raf kinase inhibitor-like protein, translating into MKLTSPAFKDDSMIPDIYTCDGLDVSPPLEIEGVPGKAESLVVIVDDPDAPSGSWTHWLVWNISPATKRIEEGEIPIGAVLGMNDFGRLEYGGPAPPSGAHRYFFRLYALDKAVGLREGARKQDLLRSMSGHVLAEAVLMGKYRRFRAF